The proteins below are encoded in one region of Penaeus chinensis breed Huanghai No. 1 chromosome 25, ASM1920278v2, whole genome shotgun sequence:
- the LOC125038615 gene encoding uncharacterized protein LOC125038615, translating into MRGTLEHSLGLSPASDLPLVDVLRIQDFVRDQKNEALRRLTFSQCRQAHNEKFTDFYVRLKQAADDVDLCVQDEETKQRLLEMMSDATLEDVITVCRSREAAESTTQELRPLQPATRAVSVYKKKKRRAARGNGEEPHRKATNRTPKSPQPQPKELCDQCGYRSHVKKKCPASTSTCRTCGKVGHFASRCRSSTKKKMPPPQGNVLSVSQASHSIAKVFAVET; encoded by the exons ATGAGAGGAACACTGGAACACAGTTTAGGCTTGTCTCCAGCTTCAGATTTGCCTCTGGTGGATGTCCTGCGAATCCAGGACTTCGTTCGCGACCAAAAGAATGAGGCTTTACGACGTCTCACATTTTCCCAATGCAGGCAGGCCCACAATGAGAAATTTACAGATTTTTATGTACGCCTAAAGCAAGCTGCAGATGATGTGGACCTGT GTGTTCAAGATGAAGAGACCAAACAACGCCTGTTAGAGATGATGTCCGACGCCACCCTTGAGGACGTAATAACTGTGTGTAGGTCTCGTGAGGCTGCCGAGTCCACCACCCAAGAACTACGCCCATTGCAACCAGCTACACGTGCAGTGTCTGTTTATAAGAAGAAAAAGCGGCGAGCTGCTAGGGGTAACGGTGAAGAACCCCACCGAAAAGCCACCAATCGCACTCCCAAGTCTCCACAACCACAGCCAAAAGAACTTTGTGACCAATGTGGATACAGGTCACATGTCAAGAAGAAGTGTCCTGCTTCTACTAGCACCTGCCGTACCTGTGGCAAAGTAGGTCACTTTGCCAGCCGTTGTAGGtcatcaacaaagaaaaagatgccACCCCCACAAGGGAATGTTCTCTCAGTTTCCCAAGCTTCACATAGCATAGCCAAAGTCTTCGCTGTTGAAACTTAA